CCATCGAGCCGACGACCTGCCCCCCTACGTGGTGATCTTCATCGTCGCTCACATCGTGGGCTACCTGATCCTGGAGACCGAGAGCGCCTACGAGGTGCCGCTCTGGGTCGAGATGGGGGTCTGGCCGGTCTTCACGCTCCTGTTCGCGCTGGTCCTGCTCCAGCCGGTCAAGGGGGCCGTCGTCGGGCTGCAATACGCCCTTGGCATGCACGGCTTCGCCACGCTACCGCGGAGCCGCCCCGTCCCGGGGTCGGAGGAGACACGCCTTGCCGCTGCCGCAGCAGGAGCCCCAGATCGCCACAGCTCCTGAGCGGAAGCCCGCCGCGGCGCGGCTGCGCCCTCGGGATGCCGCAACCCTGATCGTGATCGACCGGCGCGGCAAAGGTGGCCCGAAGGTCCTGATGGGGCGGCGCAACCCGAACCTCGCCTTCATGCCGGGCAAGTTCGTCTTCCCGGGCGGCCGGATCGAACTCGGCGACCGCCACATGCCGGTGGCCGGGGCGCTCCCCGATTATGCCGAGGCGGCGCTGA
This window of the Methylobacterium tardum genome carries:
- a CDS encoding DUF983 domain-containing protein, whose product is MNADAIPARTRLIPAMARGFIGRCPHCGQGRIFGRFLKVRPECDACGLELHHHRADDLPPYVVIFIVAHIVGYLILETESAYEVPLWVEMGVWPVFTLLFALVLLQPVKGAVVGLQYALGMHGFATLPRSRPVPGSEETRLAAAAAGAPDRHSS